The sequence CGGCAGGATGCCCGCAAAATGGATGCGTTTACCCATTATGCACTCATCGCTACCGACGAGGCCATCCGGGATTCCGGAATGGACCTCGAAAAAATTGATCGCAACAAAGTTGGTGTCATCTGGGGGTCGGGTATAGGTGGTCTGAAGTCGTTCGAAGACGAAATGATCGATTATGCCAAAGGCGATGGCACTCCCCGCATCAATCCATTCTTTATCGTTCGTATGATCGCCGACAGCGCGTCGGGTCAGATTTCCATGCGATACGGTTTCCGTGGTCCTAATTACGTTACCGTTTCTGCCTGCGCTTCAACGAACAACGGCATTATCGACGCATTTAATTACATTCGGTTAGGCAGGATGATTATGTGCGTTGTAGGCGGTTCTGAAGCCGCCGTTACCCGAGCCGGTATTGGTGGGTTCAATGCGAACCGCGCTCTTTCGGAACGAAACAGTTCTCCCGAAACGGCATCAAGACCTTATGATAAAGATCGTGATGGTTTTGTGCTGGGCGAAGGGGCTGGATCACTCATTCTGGAGGAATATGAGCACGCTAAAGCAAGAGGAGCCAAGATCTATGCCGAACTGATCGGCGGTGGTATGTCGTCAGACGCTTATCACATCACAGCTCCCCATCCAGAAGGACTCGGTGCTTACCTGGCCATGAAAGATGCACTCGACGATGCGGGTATTGCGCCAACGGAGATTGATTATATCAATACGCATGGTACATCGACCCCTGTTGGTGATCCGCAGGAACTGAAAGCGATTCATCAATTGTTTGGTGATCATTCGTTTAAGATAAATATCAGCTCCACCAAGTCTATGACGGGCCATTTGCTGGGGGCGGCTGGAGCCGTTGAAGCAATTGCCAGTATTAAGGCTTTGGAGCATCAGCTTGTACCGCCTACCATTAACTTGTTTAATGTGGACGAGGAGATAGACTCTCGTTTCAACCTGACACCGCTAAAAGCACAGACTCGTTCACTGACCACTGTGATGAGTAATGCGTTCGGTTTTGGCGGTCATAATGCCATCGTTATTTTCCGTAAACTAAGTTGAGTCGTGCAACTCGCGCTGCCCCGTAGTTTGTTCAATCCGTTCGACTGGTTCCGGTCAAGCGATGCTAACCCCCGTAAAAATTTGCGGAGGTCGATCGCTCATATCATTGGGGAACGTCCGTCAAACATAGGCCTTTACCAACTGGCATTACGGCATACCTCGGCTTCGAAGGCTACAGCTATTGAGGGCTTTCGTGAATCTAATGAACGGTTAGAATACCTGGGCGATGCTGTTTTAGGGATGGTTATTGCAGAGTTCCTGTTCAAAAAATATCCTTACAAAGACGAAGGCTTCTTAACCGAGATTCGCTCACGAATTGTCAATCGCGAAACGCTGAACGGAATTTCGCGAAAAATAGGTCTCGATCACCTC comes from Spirosoma aureum and encodes:
- the fabF gene encoding beta-ketoacyl-ACP synthase II, with amino-acid sequence MTLKRVVVTGLGALTPIGNDVPTYWNNLSAGVSGAGPITKFDASKFRTQFACEVKGLDVTQFIPRQDARKMDAFTHYALIATDEAIRDSGMDLEKIDRNKVGVIWGSGIGGLKSFEDEMIDYAKGDGTPRINPFFIVRMIADSASGQISMRYGFRGPNYVTVSACASTNNGIIDAFNYIRLGRMIMCVVGGSEAAVTRAGIGGFNANRALSERNSSPETASRPYDKDRDGFVLGEGAGSLILEEYEHAKARGAKIYAELIGGGMSSDAYHITAPHPEGLGAYLAMKDALDDAGIAPTEIDYINTHGTSTPVGDPQELKAIHQLFGDHSFKINISSTKSMTGHLLGAAGAVEAIASIKALEHQLVPPTINLFNVDEEIDSRFNLTPLKAQTRSLTTVMSNAFGFGGHNAIVIFRKLS